Proteins co-encoded in one Oceanococcus atlanticus genomic window:
- a CDS encoding PaaI family thioesterase yields MTHERFQSALQRIPYAAYLGICLDSDSGIFTLPFRDDLVGNMHLRAVHGGAIGGFLENAAMIWLSITEDQQRVPKPVDFSLDFLRSAQARDSHAHCEVLRKGRRVAQVQVRCWQDDPQRPVSVGRGHFLLESDVDSASDPAT; encoded by the coding sequence ATGACCCACGAACGCTTTCAAAGCGCGCTGCAGCGCATCCCCTACGCCGCTTACCTGGGCATCTGCCTGGACAGCGACAGCGGCATCTTCACCCTGCCGTTTCGTGATGACCTGGTCGGCAACATGCACTTGCGAGCCGTCCACGGCGGCGCCATCGGTGGTTTTCTGGAGAATGCCGCGATGATCTGGCTCAGCATCACCGAAGACCAGCAGCGGGTGCCCAAGCCGGTAGATTTTTCGCTTGATTTCCTGCGTTCCGCACAGGCCCGCGACAGCCACGCCCATTGCGAGGTGCTGCGTAAAGGCCGGCGCGTGGCGCAGGTTCAGGTGCGTTGCTGGCAGGACGACCCGCAGCGACCGGTGTCGGTCGGGCGCGGCCATTTTTTGCTTGAAAGCGACGTCGACAGCGCCTCAGATCCGGCGACCTAA
- a CDS encoding PaaI family thioesterase, with amino-acid sequence MSASKEHPLQRYYATSVPHCGALGQVIEEVERGRVRVRQPYADFLLGDAERGLIHTSVQLSLVDSGFGAAILSALDAPEPIATIDLRMDYHRPAVAGLDLILEAEVDRIARQIVFVSGRVWQNDAEQPTALARAAFMRTAHKTPSVLEPAT; translated from the coding sequence ATGAGTGCCAGCAAAGAGCATCCGCTGCAACGCTATTACGCCACCTCGGTGCCGCATTGCGGCGCCCTGGGCCAGGTCATTGAGGAGGTCGAGCGCGGCCGCGTGCGCGTGCGTCAGCCCTATGCCGACTTCCTGCTCGGTGATGCCGAACGCGGACTGATCCACACCTCGGTGCAGCTGTCGCTGGTCGATTCCGGCTTCGGGGCGGCCATCCTCAGTGCCCTGGACGCCCCCGAACCCATTGCCACGATCGATCTGCGCATGGACTACCACCGCCCCGCCGTAGCCGGACTGGATCTGATCCTGGAAGCCGAGGTTGACCGCATCGCCCGGCAGATCGTGTTCGTCAGCGGGCGTGTGTGGCAGAACGATGCCGAGCAGCCCACCGCACTGGCCCGCGCCGCCTTCATGCGCACCGCGCACAAGACCCCGTCCGTGCTGGAGCCTGCAACATGA
- a CDS encoding thioesterase family protein encodes MSDCFFRSDNGDFIATEHTQGPWARGFQHAGPPAALIAHAVEAEAGPMHVARLSLDLLRPIPIARLRVELTQRTGGKRRRIIEARLIDRDSDQTVISALALLLRRCDVATPELPSHDPKAPPEPASGEDFTFDFFDGPVGYHTAMQSCRVSGGPGCGHAQMWMRPRMPLIDDSAISPLQRLMLAVDSGSGVSAAVNPREYAFMNPDLNVNIRRYPVGDWVCLDAMSHFQSFGLGLAETRVWDSQGVIADAAQNLLLEPR; translated from the coding sequence ATGAGCGACTGTTTTTTTCGCAGCGACAACGGCGACTTCATCGCCACCGAGCACACCCAGGGCCCCTGGGCACGCGGCTTTCAGCATGCCGGCCCACCGGCGGCCCTGATCGCGCACGCGGTGGAGGCCGAAGCCGGCCCCATGCATGTAGCGCGCCTGAGTCTGGACCTGTTGCGTCCGATTCCGATCGCCCGCCTGCGTGTGGAACTGACCCAGCGCACCGGCGGCAAGCGACGCCGCATCATTGAAGCCCGACTGATCGATCGCGACAGCGACCAGACCGTGATTTCGGCGCTGGCCCTGCTCCTGCGTCGGTGCGATGTTGCCACCCCCGAACTGCCATCGCATGACCCCAAGGCGCCGCCCGAACCCGCCAGCGGCGAGGATTTCACCTTCGATTTTTTCGACGGGCCGGTCGGCTATCACACCGCAATGCAATCCTGCCGGGTCAGCGGCGGCCCCGGCTGCGGTCATGCGCAGATGTGGATGCGCCCGCGCATGCCGCTGATCGACGACAGCGCCATCAGCCCGCTGCAACGCCTGATGCTGGCGGTGGACTCCGGCAGTGGTGTCAGCGCCGCAGTGAACCCGCGCGAATACGCCTTCATGAACCCAGACCTGAACGTCAACATTCGCCGTTACCCGGTCGGTGACTGGGTCTGTCTGGACGCCATGAGCCATTTTCAGTCCTTTGGTCTGGGCCTGGCGGAAACCCGCGTGTGGGACAGCCAAGGCGTCATCGCGGATGCGGCGCAGAACCTGCTGCTGGAGCCGCGATGA
- a CDS encoding FAD-dependent monooxygenase produces the protein MSGHAIICGAGIGGLSAALALHARGWSVQVIEQAEELREVGAGLQLSPNACKVLQALDVLPELDALSFAPQALEMRLGRSGQSIFRIALQAPAAARWNAPYLHLHRADLLQVLTQSLMIRVPGALRLNARLEQLKHSASGVEVKLSCGQRLHGDLLIGADGIHSRVREILFGPDRPRFTGHVAWRAVAPVEALGQHRPPPSACVWTGPQRHAVTYRLRGGALANFVGVIEQAHWERESWHEQGPREQVLADFAGWHPIVTRLIESAAVHHRWALFDRPPLTSWQHRHCVLLGDACHPMLPFMAQGAAMAIEDAWALASSLDAAAQISPALARYESWRKPRTSRVQAASRANAKVFHRPAPAYWPLWLLARLWPDFFHRRQDWLYAYDVTDPTSENT, from the coding sequence TTGAGCGGCCACGCAATTATCTGTGGCGCCGGTATCGGCGGTCTCAGTGCGGCCTTGGCTCTGCACGCTCGCGGCTGGTCGGTGCAGGTCATCGAGCAGGCCGAAGAATTGCGCGAAGTCGGGGCTGGCCTGCAGCTCAGCCCCAATGCCTGCAAAGTGTTGCAGGCCCTGGATGTGCTACCCGAACTCGACGCCCTGAGTTTCGCCCCGCAAGCCCTGGAAATGCGCCTGGGTCGCAGCGGGCAATCAATCTTTCGCATCGCCCTGCAAGCGCCTGCTGCGGCGCGCTGGAACGCGCCCTATCTGCATCTGCATCGAGCCGACCTGCTGCAGGTGCTGACGCAGAGCCTGATGATACGTGTGCCCGGTGCACTGCGGCTGAATGCACGCCTGGAGCAGCTGAAGCACAGCGCAAGTGGCGTCGAGGTCAAGCTGAGCTGCGGACAGCGCCTGCATGGCGATCTGCTGATCGGCGCCGACGGCATTCATTCACGCGTGCGCGAAATTCTGTTCGGCCCGGACCGCCCGCGCTTTACCGGCCACGTGGCCTGGCGCGCGGTGGCCCCGGTCGAGGCGCTGGGGCAGCACCGGCCACCACCCAGCGCCTGCGTGTGGACCGGACCGCAGCGGCATGCCGTGACCTACCGCCTGCGCGGTGGTGCCCTGGCCAATTTCGTCGGTGTGATTGAGCAGGCCCACTGGGAGCGCGAGTCGTGGCACGAACAAGGCCCGCGTGAACAGGTTCTGGCAGACTTCGCCGGCTGGCATCCGATCGTCACCAGGCTGATTGAAAGCGCCGCCGTGCATCATCGCTGGGCCCTGTTTGACCGCCCACCGCTGACAAGTTGGCAGCACCGCCATTGTGTGTTGCTCGGCGATGCCTGCCACCCCATGCTGCCGTTCATGGCCCAGGGCGCGGCCATGGCGATCGAAGATGCCTGGGCACTGGCCAGCAGCCTCGACGCGGCCGCACAGATCAGCCCGGCACTGGCCCGCTACGAAAGCTGGCGCAAGCCGCGCACCTCCCGCGTTCAGGCCGCCTCACGCGCCAACGCAAAGGTCTTCCACCGCCCCGCCCCCGCTTACTGGCCCTTGTGGCTGCTGGCCCGCCTGTGGCCCGATTTTTTCCACCGACGTCAGGACTGGCTTTACGCTTACGATGTCACCGACCCCACTTCTGAAAACACCTGA
- a CDS encoding ATP-binding cassette domain-containing protein, whose product MPLLSAKNLQLQVGLQVLLDHAELVIEPGERVCLLGRNGEGKSTLLRVIAGEVALDGGEIQRENGLRVAQLPQTVPGDLAGSVFEVVAEGLGELGRTLAQYHQLIEAEAADLERLGRLQNLIDAQDGWNLDNRVSEVLSRLDLPAGTPFRALSGGLKRRVLLARALITEPDLLLLDEPTNHLDVDSISWLEEFLLQWNGTLLFITHDRAFLRRLATRIIELDRGRLTSWPGDYDTYVRRKQEALDAEAEANAQFDKKLAQEEVWIRKGIQARRTRNEGRVRALHKLREEHRARRNRQGTANVVIQEAERSGKLVAEVEDLNFAWDGKPIVQGLTTTILRGDRIGFIGPNGAGKTTLLNLLLGKLAPDSGQVHHGTRLQVAYFDQLRDTLDEDKAVFENVAEGRDHVEINGASKHVLGYLQEFLFTPERARSPVRSLSGGERSRLLLARLFTQPCNLLVLDEPTNDLDLETLDLLEERLAEFGGTLFLVSHDRDFLDRVVTRSLVFEKPGHIGDYVGGYQDWLRQRRPAPAAPSKAPARAPKPAKPAAPQKPASNSLSREERKELGRLPGQLEKLEARQQTLSNALAEPDIYREDPARAQALQRELAELEEQISSTFERWEALESRA is encoded by the coding sequence ATGCCTCTTCTGAGTGCCAAGAATCTCCAGCTGCAGGTCGGTTTACAGGTCCTGCTGGATCACGCTGAGCTGGTGATAGAGCCGGGCGAGCGTGTCTGTCTGCTGGGGCGCAATGGCGAAGGCAAGTCGACCTTGCTGCGCGTGATTGCTGGCGAGGTGGCTCTGGATGGCGGTGAGATCCAGCGCGAAAACGGCTTGCGTGTGGCCCAGCTGCCGCAAACCGTACCGGGTGATCTGGCCGGCAGCGTGTTCGAGGTGGTGGCCGAAGGTCTGGGCGAACTGGGCCGCACGCTGGCGCAATACCATCAGCTGATCGAAGCCGAAGCGGCTGATCTTGAACGGCTGGGACGCTTGCAGAATCTGATCGATGCACAGGACGGCTGGAATCTGGACAACCGTGTCAGCGAGGTGTTGTCGCGTCTGGATCTGCCCGCTGGGACGCCTTTTCGGGCTTTGTCCGGTGGGCTCAAGCGCCGCGTACTGCTGGCCCGCGCGCTGATCACCGAGCCGGATTTGCTGCTGCTGGATGAGCCGACCAACCATCTGGATGTCGACAGCATCAGTTGGCTGGAGGAGTTTCTGCTGCAGTGGAACGGCACTTTGCTGTTCATTACCCACGACCGGGCATTTTTGCGCCGTCTGGCCACCCGCATCATCGAACTGGATCGCGGACGCCTGACCAGTTGGCCGGGGGATTACGACACCTATGTGCGGCGCAAGCAGGAGGCGCTGGATGCCGAAGCTGAAGCCAATGCCCAGTTCGACAAGAAACTGGCACAGGAGGAGGTGTGGATACGCAAGGGCATCCAGGCGCGTCGCACGCGCAATGAAGGGCGCGTGCGGGCTTTGCATAAATTGCGAGAAGAACACCGCGCGCGGCGCAATCGTCAGGGCACGGCCAATGTCGTGATCCAGGAGGCCGAGCGCTCGGGCAAGCTGGTCGCCGAGGTCGAGGATCTGAACTTTGCCTGGGACGGCAAGCCCATCGTGCAGGGGCTTACGACCACCATCCTGCGTGGTGATCGCATCGGCTTTATCGGGCCGAACGGTGCGGGCAAAACCACGCTGCTCAATCTGCTGCTCGGCAAGCTGGCTCCGGACAGTGGTCAGGTGCACCACGGTACGCGCTTGCAGGTCGCCTATTTCGACCAGCTGCGCGATACCCTGGATGAGGACAAAGCGGTGTTCGAGAACGTCGCCGAAGGCCGTGATCATGTAGAGATCAATGGTGCCAGCAAGCATGTGCTTGGCTACCTGCAGGAATTTCTGTTCACCCCGGAGCGCGCGCGCAGCCCGGTGCGCAGCCTGTCCGGCGGGGAGCGCAGTCGCTTGCTGCTCGCCCGCTTGTTCACCCAGCCATGCAATCTGCTGGTGCTGGATGAGCCGACCAACGATCTCGATCTGGAGACCCTGGATCTGCTGGAAGAACGTCTGGCGGAGTTCGGTGGCACGCTGTTTTTAGTCAGCCATGACCGTGATTTTCTCGATCGCGTGGTCACGCGCAGTCTGGTGTTCGAAAAGCCGGGTCATATCGGCGACTACGTCGGTGGCTATCAGGACTGGCTACGCCAGCGTCGCCCTGCGCCTGCAGCGCCGAGCAAGGCACCGGCGAGGGCACCCAAACCGGCCAAGCCAGCAGCGCCGCAAAAGCCTGCCAGCAACAGTTTGAGCCGCGAGGAACGCAAGGAACTGGGCCGCTTGCCGGGCCAGCTGGAAAAACTGGAGGCGCGCCAGCAGACCTTGAGCAACGCACTGGCCGAGCCGGATATCTACCGCGAAGACCCCGCCCGTGCTCAGGCTCTGCAACGCGAGCTGGCTGAGCTGGAGGAGCAGATCAGCAGCACCTTCGAACGCTGGGAAGCCCTCGAAAGTCGGGCATGA
- a CDS encoding YceI family protein produces the protein MNTLNRICSAALLAVAVAAPAQAADKYKFDTVHSQVIFFVSHLGFSMSEGEFLDFDGGFSFDQKNWGNSSVDVTIKTASISLDDKKWDDHMKNEDFFNVEKYPTMTFKSTKVESKDGKTGTITGDLTLLGVTKPVTLDVTFNKAGAHPFNPKKQLIGFSATGTLKRSEFGMKYALPAVGDEVEIRIEVEAEKI, from the coding sequence ATGAACACGCTGAATCGCATCTGCAGCGCTGCGCTGCTGGCTGTTGCTGTGGCAGCACCGGCCCAGGCCGCCGACAAGTACAAATTCGATACCGTGCATTCGCAGGTGATCTTCTTCGTCAGCCATCTTGGTTTTTCCATGTCGGAAGGCGAGTTTCTCGACTTTGACGGTGGTTTCAGTTTTGACCAGAAGAACTGGGGCAATTCCTCGGTGGATGTCACCATCAAGACCGCCAGTATCAGCCTGGATGACAAGAAATGGGACGACCACATGAAGAACGAGGACTTCTTCAACGTGGAGAAGTACCCGACCATGACCTTCAAGAGCACCAAGGTCGAGAGCAAGGATGGCAAAACCGGCACCATCACCGGCGATCTGACCCTGCTTGGTGTGACCAAGCCGGTGACCCTGGATGTGACCTTCAACAAGGCGGGTGCGCACCCGTTCAACCCGAAAAAACAGCTGATCGGCTTTTCCGCCACCGGAACGCTGAAGCGTTCGGAATTCGGCATGAAATACGCCTTGCCGGCGGTGGGTGATGAGGTTGAAATCCGTATCGAGGTAGAAGCGGAGAAAATCTAG